The following DNA comes from Rhizobium lusitanum.
CTTGAGGAGCAGGTCTCCCTGCTCTCGGGCGCGGACTTTTGGACCACGGTTGCCGTGGAGCGGCTGGGTATCCCCAAGATCAAGGTGACAGACGGCCCGAACGGCGCACGCGGCGGCGGCTCCTTCGTCGGAGGGGTCACGTCTGCCTGCTTCCCCGCAGCAATTGCTCTCGGAGCAAGCTGGAATCTGGAACTCGTCAGGGAGATGGGCGTAGCGCTTGCGGAAGAAGCCAAGAGTAAAAGTGCCCGCGTTCTGCTCGCGCCCACGGTCAACATCCAGCGCTCCGGACTGAACGGTCGCAACTTCGAGTGCTATTCGGAGGACCCACACCTCACCTCGGAACTCGCCGTCGCCTATATCGAAGGCGTCCAAAGCCAGGGCGTAGCTGCGACCATCAAGCACTTCGTCGCCAATGAATCCGAAATCGAACGTGACAGCATCTCGTCGGATGTCGACGAACGCACACTGCGCGAAATCTATCTTCCGCCATTTGAGGCAGCCGTCAAAAGGGCCTCCGTCATGGCCGTGATGACCTCCTATAACCGGCTCAACGGCACCTTCACCAGCGAGTATCCCTGGCTGTTGAATCAGGTGCTGCGAGAGGAATGGGGCTTCGACGGCATTGTCATCTCCGACTGGTTCGGATCTCATTCCACCGTCGAGACGATCAACGCCGGGCTGGACCTCGAAATGCCAGGCCCCGCGCGCGACCGCGGCGACAAGCTGGTGCAGGCGGTGAAGGATGGCAAGGTCGATCCTGAGGCTGTGAAAGCTTCCGCAAGGCGGATACTCGTTCTGCTGGATCGCGTCGGTGCCTTCGCCGATCCGTCAATGCACAAGGAGCGCGCCGAGGATCGCCCGCATCACAGGACCTAGATCCGCAAGCTGGGCACGGAAGGTGCGGTGCTTCTCAAAAACGACGGCATCCTGCCGCTGGATAAGAGCGTGCTCGATCGGATCGCCGTGCTTGGCCCAAATGCCGAGGAAGCCCGCGTGATGGGCGGAGGCAGCGCCCAGATCAACGCGCATTACAAGGTCAGTCCTCTGGAGGGCATTCGCGCCGCTCTTGCTGGTGCCAACAGCATCTCCCATGCCAGAGGCGTCCAGATCAACCGGCTCACCAAGCTATTCAGCGGCCCTGTTTCCATTGATTTCTTCGCGGGAACGGAATGCGAAGGTCCGGCCCTATGGCATCAGGAAGACATCAGTGGCGAATTCATCTGGCTGAACCTTCCCGACACGCTGGATCGCTTGAATTTTTCCGCACGGCTCACCGCCACCTTCACCCCCGAGGAGAGCGGAGAACATGTGGTCGGGATGACGACGGCGGGATATGCCAAGCTTCATATCGGCGGCGATCTGATCATCGACACTCATGAGGGCTGGGAACGCGGAGGCAACTTCCTCGGTGCGGGCAATGTAGAGAAGCGCGACACCATCATGTTGGAGGCCAGGCGCCCGTATCCAATTTCCATCGATTTCCGGACACTGGACCTTTCGTACGGCGGTATCGGATTCAGCGCGATCCGGTTTGGTCTGGAAAGACCTCTGGGAGAGGCTGAGCTTGAAGAGGCGGTGCAGCAAGCGAAAGACGCAGATGTCGCTGTCGTCTTTGCCGGACGCGAGGGCGAGTGGGACACCGAAGGTCGCGATCTGCCAGGTCTTTCTTTGCCTGGTCGTCAGGACGAACTGATCGCACGCATTGCCGCTGTCAAGCCGAGAACCATCGTCGTGCTGCAGACGGGCGGCCCGGTCGCCATGCCCTGGCTCGATCAGGTCTCTGGTGTTCTACAAATATGGTATCCCGGCCAGGAACTTGGCAACGCCGTCGCGGATGTCTTGTTCGGCGACGCTGAGCCCGGCGGCCGTCTGCCGCAGACCTTCCCAAAGCAGCTATCGGACAATTCCGCATTCACCGACGATCCTCTGACCTATCCCGGCCAGGATGGCCATGTGGCCTATCGCGAAGGCGTCTATGTTGGATATCGCCACCACGACAAGTGGGAGATTGCACCGCTGTTCCCGTTCGGGTTCGGATTGAGCTACACCAGATTCGAATGGGGAGAGGCTCGGGTTTCGTCTGCTGAAATGGGCAAGGACGGCATCTCCGTCGCGCTGAGCGTGAAGAACACCGGCGAGCGCACCGGTTCAGATCTGGTCCAGCTTTACGTCCGCCCGCTTGGCTCGAGCGTTAATCGCCCTGATAAGGAGCTGCGCGCCTTCGCGAAAGTCCGTCTTGATCCCGGCCAGTCCGCCGATGTGCATTTCTCGGTTATGCCAAGAGACCTTTCCTACTTCGACACCGACGCCAAGGCCTTTATCGCCCCCGCTGGAAATTATGAACTGCTGGTTACGTCCAATGCCAGCGAAGTCCATCGGGCAATCCCCATCAGTCTCCCTGAAGACTATGTCGCGCCCGTCGCGAAATGACGGGAAGAAATGAGAAGGAAACACCATGAGCACCAAAAGCCTCGAGCAGGCTGTTGAGTTCCGCCATGAACTACCACCTGGTAGTCCAAGTTTTTGTCCACATCCCCTCTGAGTGAATTCTGCTGGGAACTCAACAAACTCCTTATGCGAAAGTTCGAATCCTTACATCGAGCAGATTTGAACTTTCGACCTCGTCATTCCGTTGAATCGACAAGCTTTTCGACGAAGCCGCAAATGGCGGTCTTGAAGGGGTTTGAACTCTCGGCGCCCTGTTTGTCTTCGCCACTTCGAATCAATCAACTACTTGGCTTTCGAGTCAGAGGACAGCCTATTCCCCAAACGGAAGCTCAATGTCTTCGCGGTTTTTCTTTGCCCCCTCGATCAGGACCATCTTGAACCGCTCGGCATCTTCTGCTGGCAACATCCCCACCCCGGTTTGAACACCTTCCTGCCACGCAGGCCCTCGCTTCCACGCTTCGTTGTAGACAAGCGCCAAGTCGGCAGATCGCCTCGTCTGCTGTAGAGCTTCAAAGAGCAGGGCAGCTTGACGAACGTCCTTCTCTCGCTTGGCCGGTCCCTGCCCGTCAGTGTGCCGACGGCTGGCGACTATAAGCTTGTGGATCGCATACCTGGACGGATCCGGGACGATGACTGGGACACCGCTTCGGTGGAGCAGCATTGTCCTGACAGGTTCCTTGATGAGGAAATCGAGAAAGCGTAATGGATCCGCGCTGGCGCCGCCGAGGGCGGGCATCGTGGCCGGCTGGTCGATGTAGTCGTCCGAACCACGGTTTGACGTCAGGAATTCAACCCTGTAGCCGTCGGCATTCTGAAACGCCGACGAAGCCGCGGATCCCGATCGATGGAGAACTGGCCGGAAGCTGGCGTCGACGCTTTGCAGAAGCTCAACAATCGGAGGCAGGCTGTCTTCAACTTCCCGGCTGATGGCATAGTCCTGGGCGATGTCCGCATCGCCGGTCAGGATTGCAGCCATGGGAAGGCGGACGCCCAGCAGTCCTGAATAGCACTGAAAGGCCACTGTGCCGATGAGAACACCGCGGAGCCGAAAAAGACCGCCGTCGGCAAGGGTCTCGACGATGTCGCCCGACATCGCGTCAGGAGCGATCATCCCGCCTTCCCGGGTCAGGGTGTTGACCATGCGCCTGCGGGCGCGTAGATCGTCTTTGTCCCGCTTATGATCAGTTACGCGCTGCGCGATATCCGGATCGTCAGCAGGCCCGACGTAACGACGTTTCGTACCACCATGTCCATCCGGGATGTCGAAGTACCAGTACTTGCGCCCCTTGATGTTCGCCGGGGTGAACCGACCCTCCGGAGGAAAATGAGCCGTCCAAGCGGCGTCAAGCGAACGCTGACCTAGCTCGGCGAGCATCGTCTGATACATGAGGTCGATTGACTTCATAAGCGCGACTCCGAGTTATACTGTTTCTCAAAAACAGTATAACGGTCGAGAGGATGGGCAGCAAGATTGGATGCTAGCCCTATTTCGCCTTGAAGGGGCCTGAACCAACGACCTGTCAATTAGTTTCGAATCAAGGTTTTATGCGGTTTTTTTAAAACATGCCGCATTCGTAACGCAACGGGAATCGAGGTTGGAATCATATTCACGCTCCAAGGACTAACGCGGAATTTGTCCTATTCCCTTACGTGAGGCTATATCAATCGCCTGACCGTGTGACTGACGGATATCGCCAAGCACCGCTAACGGACCTACCCGAAAGAATTATCGACGTCGTGGGTTGTTGCGAGACCGACCGCCAGTTCATACATTCTCTGATCCAACCGCAGAAGGAGCAGCAGATGCAGATCGACCTCGCGGGCAAGACCGCTCTGATTACTGGATCTACCGAAGGCATCGGCTACGCGATCGCTCGCCAGCTCGCGAGGGCTGGCGCCGACGTGGTGATCAACGGACGGTCTCAAGAAAAGACCGCAAAGGCCGCCGAACGCCTGAAAGGCGAAGGTGCCGTGGGCACCGTAGCTACCGTCGCAGCCGATGTCGCGACCGCTGAAGGGTGTAGCGCTCTCGTCGCAAAAGTTCCTCATGTCGATATCCTAATCAACAATGCCGGTATCTTCCAGCCGCTCGACTTCTTCGAGGCGAGCGACGAGGTGTGGGATCGCCACTGGCAGGTCAACGTCATGTCGGCCGTACGGCTGTCGCGTGCCTACCTACCGGGCATGCAGAACGTCGGCTGGGGCCGTGTTATCTTCATCGCATCGGAATCCGGCTTTAACATTCCGGTGGAGATGATTCACTACGGCGTTAGCAAGACCGCCGATATCGCGGTTGCCCGTGGGCTCGCCAAGCGCATGGCTGGCACGGGCGTTACGGTCAACTCGGTCCTCCCCGGCCCAACACTGTCCGAAGGCGTCGAGGCGATGCTTGCCGAAGAGCGGGCAAAGACGGGCAAGCCGATCGAAGAGGTCGCCGCGGACTTCGTCAAGAAGCATCGCGGCAGTTCGATCATCCAACGAGCTGCAAGCGTCGAGGAGATCGCCAATCTCGTAACCTATTTGGCCTCGCCGTTGGCATCGGCGACGACTGGAGCTTCCATGCGCGTGGACGGAGGACTGATCGACACGCTCTGAGCGTCATCCCCCACCTGCGTCGGAGGCTAACGCTCCAAGCTGGACCACCAAACCCAAGCGCTTCAGTCTTGAAGAGATTAGAACCGTTGCCCCCTATTTGGTCAAAGCTTCCGACGTGCCCTGCAGGGCATAAGGGCATTTCTTTAAGTATGCTACCGACAATACTAAGCCGCTCCTACCCCTTTGCGAAGTGTAGCTCGGAGGCGCTCTTCTGGGAATTCCACTCCTCCTTCGTCTGAGTCGTGATATCGAACTGGTCACGCGTCCTGGCATAGGTGTGACCACCCATCCTCCCTACCGCATCCATCAACTGCTGATCGATATGGAGGTTCGACGGATCGACCGCGTCGCTGCGGACGTAGACGCCGAGAACTTCGCCGAGGATGATTTCTCGGGCCGGGCCAACTTGCAGGGTCGTGTGGCGACGGCATTCGAGCGCTGCTGGTGCTGCCAGAATGCGCGGGCTTCTGACCATCTGGCCCGGTGTCGTTGCCAGTCCTGCTTCACTGAGCTCATCAACTTCAGGGCCGAACTTGATGGCGCAGACCTCCATCTGATCGACGAGCGCATCGTCACAGATGTGCACCGTAAATTCCCCCGTCTCACGGATATTGCGGGCGGTATCCTTGAAACGCATGTCGGAATAGTTCTCGACGCCGATCGCAACGATCGCCGGATCGTGGGTCAGCACGTTGAAGAAGCTGAAGGGGCCGGCATTCGGGTTGCCGTCCTTGCTCACGGTGGTCACCAGCGCGATCGGACGGGGAATGACCGTGCCGATCAGGATCTTGTAACGCTCCCGTTCCGTTAGTTTTGCGAAATCGAAATGCGTGTGAGATTTGGTGTTGCTCATGTCAGGCCTCGACGGCGATGCGGTGGGTTTCGAGCGGGGTATGGCGGCTGAGATTTTCGAAACCGTTCTTGGTCACGACATACATATCGCCGATGTTGCCGCCGGCGGACAGTGGTTCCAGCCACTGCGTATGCAAGACAAAGACCATGCCCTCCTCCATCTTGTCGTAGTTGTGCGAGGAAATGTTGAAGCTGTTCTGGCCGCCGGCCATGCCGACCGAATGGCCGAGGTTGGGATTATGCGGCCCATGCGTTGCCGGGTAGACGTGCATGAGCTTGCGGCCCTGCGCTTCCCAGTCGATATCTTTGACATATTGCTGCGGGATAAGGCGGGCGCCGCCGTCCTCCATCGGAGCCCAGTTGTAGGGCATGGTTCGCGCCTCCGGTGACGACAACATGCCGCGCTCGATCATCGGCTCGAAGGCGGCATTGTTGACGTCACGCATCAATGCGCCGGGCCTGATCAATTTTTCCGCGCGCTTCACGCCTTCAGTGCAGGCGGCAAGCACCTCTTCCTGGCGCTTGGTGATATCGCCGACAGCGATCATCCGCGCCGTCTGCGCCGTGTAGCCGCGATAGGTCACATTCGAGATATAGAGGTTGATGAGGTCTCCCGGCCGGACAATGTGGCCATAGGGCTTGCCACAGTGGGTACCGAACTCGTTGATGCCGATCTGGTAGCCGTCGCCCGTCTCGCCACCAAGCGCGAACTGGGCAAGGGTGAAAGCGGCGTAGACTTCGTGGTCGGTCACGCCGGGCTTTGTCACGTGATAGGCGGCCTGCGTGCCGATGCTGATCAACTGGGCGGCGGCACGGAAGATTTCGATCTCGCGCGGCGACCTGATCTTCTGCATGCGATCCAGAATGGCGTTGTCAGCGACAGACTTGCTCTTCGGAAGCAGGTCCTCGAGCGCTGCCCAGAAAGTCAACGACGTCCGGTCACCGATCCTGCCGATCTGGGCCTTGGCGAGACCGAGATTGCCAAGAACCTCGGCGCATTTCTCGGCGGTCTTGATGACAGAATCGCCGGGGCGATCCGAATATTCCCGGCCGATCGGGCCGATCTGCCAGATTTCGTCGACGAGGACTGGCTCGCCGCCGGGGGGCAGCAGAACTGACTGGGTGAAGAAAGACAGAAGGACGAGCGCCTTGTCGGCGTCGGTCGGAATGATCAGCACGCCCTCGCGCATCCAGTCGCAGATGTAGCGGAGATAGGCGTTCGAGGCATGGAACCAGCCGACGCTACCGGCATGGACGATGATCGCGTCGTGGCCGGCTTCGACCGCCTGACGGCGAATTCGGCGCAGGCGGTCCTCGAACTCTTCGACAGGAAGTGGCAAGGGGGCGGAAAAGTCGAAATCCGGCTGGAAGTCTGCCAGCAGCGATCCGATGCGATGGCCGCCTGCCGGTGTCGAACGAATGTTCATGAGTTTATTCCTTGTAGGTTCATATATCTTGCTGAGGTCAGGCCTGCCGAGGTGGCGCCAGAACGCGCCGGGCAACAAGCAGTCCGACCAAAGTCACAGCGATCAGAATTCCGGAAATTGCTGCCACCCGGACATCGAGCGACTCCTCGATCAGCGCGAACATGCGCAACGGAAGCACGGTCGTTCGGGCGTCGGCGAGAAAGAGCGAGACTGAGACGTTGTCGAGTGATTGGATGAACACCAGAAACGCGCCAGCGAGAATGCCCGGCATCAGCAATGGCAAGATCACGCGCCGCAGCGTCATGAACCAGCTCGCCCCCATCACCGTCGAGGCTTCGGCAAGCGAGGGATTGAGACCCTGGGCAACGACGGATGCCGCGCGATACATCAGCGGCCCAAAAACGACGATATGGCCCGTCACCGTCAGCCAGAGCGAAGGCCGAAAGCCGAAAGCCGATGAAGTTGGCGACGATCAGGGCGGCAAGACCATAGACGAGGCTCGGCAGAACGAGCGGAGCCAGCAGCAAAGGTTCGATCGTGCCGACGGTGCTACGCTTCATTCGCGTCATGCCAATGGTTGCCGGCACAGCGAAAAGCAATGATCCGAGAACGGCAAGACCTGCGATCTTCAGCGAGTTCCAGGCTGCGATCTGTTCCGTTGCGGATCGCACCGGGTCCAGCAGAGCTTCATACCACTTGAAGGAAAAGCCCTGCGGCGGATATTTCAACGTCTGGCCCGATGTGAACGACATCGTCAGGGCGATCACGATGGGCGCGATGAGGTAAATCACGCACAGGCCTCCGAATCCGAAGACGAATACCTTGTAGAGTATGGCTGGAACGGGATTCTCCCTATTCGGACTCTTGTTGGGATCAGGCATGTCCAACCAACCTCCTGTGACGGGAAATCATTGTGAGTGCCACCAGCAGGCAGCCTGTCGACAGCAGCAGAACCACCGCGATGGCTGACGCCAGCGGCCAGTCGAACAGCGTGCCGACTTCTCGATAGATCAACTGCGGAACATAGACGTTTCGAGCACCACCGATCACCGCCTGGGTGACGAACGAGCTGCTTGTGCTCGCAAAGACGAGAATCCAGCCAGCCAGCAGACCCGGCAGCATCAGTGGCAAAAGCACAGTCACCAGAATGCGCCAAGGGCCAGCGCCGGAAACCTGGGCTGCCTCGGTAAGCTGTACAGGGGTGCGCGACAGGATCGCGATCAGCGGCAGGATGATCAGCGGTAGATCGATCTGGCACATGGCCATCAGCAGACCAAGCTCGGTGAACAAAAGGCTGGTTGGCATTCCCGTAAGGCCGAGCGCCATCAGCGTTTCGCTAATCGGTCCCTGACGGCCAAGAATGACGATCCAGGCAAAGGTCCGGACCACATTGCTGGTGAGCATGGGAATGAGGGTGAGGAAGATCAGAACCTGCCGCAGGTTTCGCCCCCCGTGCCAATAGAGCAGTGCGATGGGTATTCCGAGCACTGTCGTGCCGACGACAGTCTCAAGCCCGAGCCGCGCGGTATTGACGAGAACGCGGAAATTGAACGCATCCCCGAAGAAGCGCGCATAGTGATCGAGAGTTGCTCCGCCGGGACCGGCGAAGCTGAAACCGACGAGAACGGCGAACGGCGTCGCGAAGAACGCCACGGACAGCAACAGCATCGGTACGACGTATGGGAAGCCGCTCGCCTTCATCATCTCGCCTCAACCAGCCACGAGCGCGTCGAACTGGCGAATCCAGTCGGGACGGTGCTTGTTGATCTCAACCCAGTCCGGATAGACCATCGCCTTCAACTGCTCGCGCGTAACATAGGCTTCGATGGCGGGGGTAAGAGCGACGTCCTTGTTTGTGGGAAACATCTCCGTCGGCGGCTCCTTGAGCTGGTCCTGAGCTGCCTTGGAGATGGCGGCATCCATGTAGGCGTATGCCGCATCAAGATTGGCTGTGCCCTTGGTCAGATGGATGTTGACCGGTGCTGCCGGCGATCCGGTTTCGGGGTGGGCGAATTCCGCGTTGAGACCAAGGCTCTTGAGGCGGGCAACATTGCCGGTGCTGCACATGAAGACGGCGATTTCGCCCTGCTGGAACAGCGTCATCTGATGGTTGGTGCTGTCGACGACGCCCTTCAGATGCTCCGGATGAGCCTTGAACAGCTTGAAGACAGCATCCATGTCGTTGGGGCCGGAGCCGAAGATTTTCGCAATCTCGGTATAGGCCATTACGGCCGTGTTCGAGGCAAAGCCGGTCCAGGATACCTTGCCGCTATAGGCCGGATTCTCAAACAGATCGCGATAGCCCTTCGGCTTCGGAACGAGATCGGGATTGTAGGCGATGCCGTTGACTTCGATGGTCACGGTCGGCCCGTATTCGCCCTGAAACGACGGATCGAGCATTCCCCAGTTGCTGAGCTTGCTCGGATCTATTTTCTGGATCAGATCGTTCTCGATGGCCACCGCCATCTGGCCCGGTGACATCAGCAGCGTGTCATAGGGTGGATTGCCGGGGCTTGCCATCACCTTTGCGAGCTGGTCTTGAGCGAGAGCCGGTGCAATCGTGAGATCGTAGCCAGCCTTCTGCACCATCGGAGTGAGGACGGTCCGGTAAGCGTCCTCCCAACTGCCTGGAAAGGTGGCTGCGACCGCCCCAGCGCCCGCAGCGCGCGCGGAAACAGGAAGCATGGCCGATACGGCGGCACCTGCGGCCAGAAAGCCGAAGCCACGACGGGTCATCTGAAAATCTCTCATCATCATCTTCACCTCTGTTGACCTGTTTCTTTATTGGGTGCCGTCCGGTTCAGCCGGAAAGGCGTGACACCTTGCGGTGTCGATTTCGGCAAATAATTGCGCGCCCGGTTCGGGGATCGCGGTGGAAGGTCCCCTCACCTCGGAAGCGCGCAGACCCGTACCGTCTTCGAGGACAAGATCATGGACGAGGGATGGCCCGAGAGGCACGGATACCGTCATGCGTACCGGCAGCGCCGTTTCACTCGGCCGCGTCGACAGACGGACCTCTTCAGGTCGGAACGTGATCGTAACCTTCGAGCCGATGGTGAAGTTCAGGCGGCGCGGCAAAGCGAGGGTCTTTTCATTCGCAAGGCCTATCAGCGTGGTCTCGCCGTCGAACCGGAGGACTGTTCCATGCAGCAGATTGGCCTGTCCGATGAAGGTGTTCACGAAAAGGGTCTTCGGACGATCGTAGACGGTCATCGGCGTGTCGATCTGCTCGACATGTCCCTTGTTCATGAGCACCAGCCGGTTTGCCAGGCTTTGCGCCTCTTCCTGATCGTGCGTGACGATGAGCGTCGTGATGCCGAGCGTCTTCTGCAGATGAAGCAGTTCGACCTGCAGATCGAAACGCAATGCCCGATCGAGAGCGCCGAAGGGCTCGTCGAGCAGCAGAAGTGACGGACGGCCTGCAATCGCTCGCGCAACGGCGACGCGCTGCTGCTGTCCGCCCGACAGCTCCCGCGGCAGACGGTTGCCATAGCCGCCCAGCCGGACAAGAGACAGCATCTCCTCGACGCGCGCTCTCCGCTCAGCCCGTGGAATCTGCTGGCAGGCAAGTGGATAGGCGATGTTTTCCGCGACGGTCAGGTGCGGAAACAGGGCATAGTTTTGAAAGACCATGCCGACACCGCGTGACCTGGCGGAGACATTTGCGAGGTCCTTTTCTCCAAGGACAATCTTTCCGGTCTTCGGCTGGATCAGCCCCGCGATGGCGCGCAGGACGGTCGACTTGCCGCAGCCGCTCGGCCCAAGCAGAGCCACGATCTCGCCGGCTTCGACGTCAAACGAAACGTCGCTAACCGCATTCTGCCCGCCATAACTATGCGTGAGGCCATGAACGCTCAGCCGCTTCCGTCCGACAACATTCTGGGTGTCTGGCATCTGGTTTCCCTGAGGTTGCGACGAGTACACGAATGGATGCGTACTCTCCGGCATCAGGCGGAGATACGGCTTGGAGAGGAGTGTTACGTCGATCTTGTTCATGAAAGCTGAGGAGCAAGCTGCGTGCCAACTTTCGTAACCGGCAGTTCGTCGCATCATAATAGTTTGAAAATAATACGGTATTTTTGATTTATAAATATTCGAAACTTTATAATTATTATACTACGCGCCTAAGTTCGAATTTCTGCGTGAGCAATTTTCCGCCATTCAAGCATATTTATTGAGCATGCCTGTGAGCGTTTTTTGATCGATTGTGCGGGCTGCCCGCCGATGACAGACGTGGAAAGGGCGCAATCTCCGCACGAAACACACCCGCATCGGACATAACATCGGGCCATGCGCGCCTATGATGCCTATTGAATCCGTTATAAGGGCAAAAAATATGCAGATAATGTTCGAAATATCATTCGCATAATTATACGAATTATCATTCGAATAAACTTTCTCCGTAAATATTATTTCAATATCAAATAGATACCGAAAATAATTTGGAATTGGCACAGCAATTGCTTGATAGACCCCGAGAATTCATGGGAACAAAAATGAAAATGGGGATCACATGAAAAGCCTTGAGGAAATCTTGAAAGCGGGGCTTGCCGCGGCAATCGCCACGCTGATCGCCACCTCCGCACAAACCGTTGCGGGCGCGGCGGAGAAGACGCTCCCCGACACCGATGTTGCAAAGCTGCCCGGCGTCGTGCTGACGAAGAAACTGGCGGAAGCCTTACCACCGGCCATCAAGACTTCGGGCATCCTGAAGGTCGCCACCGACTTGACCCCACCGATCAGCTTCCACGCCGACGATGGGAAGCTTGTCGGCATTGACGCAGATATCGCTGCGGCGTTGGGCATCATTCTCGGTGTGAATGTTCAAATGACCGATGTCGGCGCGGGAGCGGCAATCGTCCCCTCGATTTTGTCCAAACGATTCGACATCTCGATCTCCGGGATCAACGACGATCCGGAACTGGAAAAGCAGGTCGACGTCATCGACTACATGTATGACGCGACCACGATCATGACCATCAAGGGCAATCCTCTCGGCATCAAGAGCATGGCTGATTTGTGCGGCAGGAAAGTCGCGGTTCCGGTCGGCACCTTCCAGGCAAAACTGGTCGAAACGGCTTCGGCCAAATGCTCGGCTCCGATCAATATCATGGCGATCCCGAAGATGCCCGATGTCCTTCAGGCTGTCCGCACCGGTCGGGCCGACGCGACCGTCAACGGATATGCCACCAGCGTCTACACGACGGAAAACCAGACAGGGAACGGCAAGGGCCTTGAGGCACTTCCCGATATCCGCCTGGCCGTCGGCTACCTCGGCATGCTGACCGCCAAGGACAATCCGCAACTGCGTGACAGCGTCGTTGCCGCCCTGCAGCAAATGGTGGACTCCGGAGCCTACGAGACCATCATGAAGACGTGGAGCCTCGGACCGCTGGCCGTGAAGACCATCAAGGTCAATGATGCCGCAAGCATGCCAGTGGATTGACGACCATGGCGCTGTTCATCGCTCAACCAATCACTCTTTCCCATGCCCCACGCAGCTCGCGGCAGATCCAGTGGGGGCAGATCGCAACGGGTGCCATCGCGATATCCGCGATGGCGTTCTTCGCCCTGATCGTGGGCCAAAGCCAAAGCATTCAATGGTCCGAGATTCCGCACTACCTCGTGCACCCCTCTATCCTGAGCGGCGTGCTGCTGACGCTTGAATTGACGGCGGGTGCCATGGTGTTCGGCATCGCGCTTGGATGCGTGCTTGCCGTGATGGCCACGAGCGAGAACCTGGTCCTCAAGGTCATGGCCGCCGGTTTTGCCTGGTGGTTTCGCGGCGTGCCGCTGATCGTCCAGATATTCTTCTGGTTCAATATCGCTCTCTTCATTCCACAGGTCGGGATCGGGAGCTTCAGCATTTCGATCAACGATCTGGTGACACCTTCACTCGCAGGGTTTCTGGCGCTC
Coding sequences within:
- a CDS encoding amino acid ABC transporter permease, with the translated sequence MALFIAQPITLSHAPRSSRQIQWGQIATGAIAISAMAFFALIVGQSQSIQWSEIPHYLVHPSILSGVLLTLELTAGAMVFGIALGCVLAVMATSENLVLKVMAAGFAWWFRGVPLIVQIFFWFNIALFIPQVGIGSFSISINDLVTPSLAGFLALGLHEAANMSEIIRGGLMSVDRGQRDAAATLGLRPVQRLRAVILPQAARLIIPPTGNQAIGMLKASAIVSVISIQDLLTQAQAIYARNFLVIELLFVASIWYLAITSLASIGQHFLEQSLQPKGYGSAKKARVWWRRTP